The DNA region GTGTCCACTGGCTATTTCAATCAAATGTTAAGTCATCAAATATTAGCTCGTGCTACTAGAGATTATTATGGTTTGATGCTAACATGCGTGATTTTCGTAATTGTTATTTTACTCTTATTGCCGCAAATTCAGAACGTGGTTTTGAGATTAAGAAAAGGAAATATCCCTTATTGAAAATTATATTTTGAATGTGTTTGAATTTTATTGATGCATCCACTATTAAGGATGAAGTTCAAAATTTTAAATGGTCAACTATTGAAAAAATAAAAAAGGATATACAGAGGTATATTGGATGCTGTGTGTTATATGAAGATGGAAAATATTCCTATCGGAGAGGATGTAAAAACTCAGGTAAAGAATTGTATCTATAATCCAAAAATATTTATTCTTCCTCCCTGGGAAGAAATATATAAAACAGACCAAGAGAGGAAACAGACTTGGGAGGAAGCAGTTAAGACGTTCGAGACCATGAAGCAGACCTATCTTGAATTTGGCTACCATGCCATAGAAATTCCAAAAGGTTCTGTAGAAGACAGATGCAGTTGTCTGCTTTCTCACCTTCAGTAATTAAATTGTACTTTTAAATGAATACTTTTCATGGTATTTGCAATTTAAATTTCACCGAAAATATTCTTGAATTTGTTCATTTTAAAGAAGAAATATTGGCAATTAAGCCATTTCATTTGCAGCTTAAATTACCAACCTTAATTCTGTTTTTTGGAAAAATCGCCATCAAACATTGCCACACTGAACAATCGCTCTCAATAAACAATTTTTTGACCGGTCCAGCCCGTAGTACGAAGAAATTGTTCCCAGTTCAGTATAGCGGGATTTATTTTTCGGCTCCATTCAAAATCTTCGTTATTAGAAAAATAGCCATATTTTAAAGCATAATGTGCCATTCCCTGTATTTATTCAACCAATAATTCGTTGGAAGCATATTCCGGGAAATGTTGCAGAAAATTTTCTGTGCCGTAAGCTGAAACATATTGTGCCTTTTTTCCGGTAACACGGGTAAAAACCTCCACCATTTCCTACGGAGAAATAATGTCACCAATGACAGGCCGCGATTTCCCGGTATATTTTTCGGGATGAAGCTTTTATTTTTTATCAGCCTTAACTATCTGAAATTACTATTGATGCAATTTCAAATGAGATAAAGACACAGAACGCCCTTGAAACCATTGGCAGATATGACTATGTTATAGACGGTACGGATAATTTTTCTTCGCGTTATTTGATCAACGACGCCTGCGCCTTACTGGGCAAACCTTTGCTTTACGGAGCTGTTTCACAATATGAAGGTCAGTTGGCCGTATTCAACGTGGCGGACAAAAAGGGTATGAGAACGATCTATCGGGATGTTTTCCCCAAGCCGCCACGGGAAGGGGAAATACGTAACTGTGCAGAAGCAGGCGTATTGGGTGTGCTGCCCGGCATCGTCGGAACGATACAAGCTGCGGAAGTGATAAAGCTGGTGACCGGAATCGGCAAGCCTTTGGTCAATCAATTACTTACCTATAACGTACTAAGCCAGGAAACCTATACGCTTGAACTCACCAAAGAGCCGAGCACCAGGCAACTGATGCCGGTCACCCCACAGGCGTTCATGAGCCGGCAATAGGAAAGCGTTTGCAACGTAGAAGGAAATGAGATAAACAAAGAAAGGTTAAGACATTTGGTGCAGGGCGGGGCAACACTTGTGGATGTACGTGAGTAT from Rhizosphaericola mali includes:
- a CDS encoding AAA family ATPase translates to MENIPIGEDVKTQVKNCIYNPKIFILPPWEEIYKTDQERKQTWEEAVKTFETMKQTYLEFGYHAIEIPKGSVEDRCSCLLSHLQ
- a CDS encoding HesA/MoeB/ThiF family protein; protein product: MGRYDYVIDGTDNFSSRYLINDACALLGKPLLYGAVSQYEGQLAVFNVADKKGMRTIYRDVFPKPPREGEIRNCAEAGVLGVLPGIVGTIQAAEVIKLVTGIGKPLVNQLLTYNVLSQETYTLELTKEPSTRQLMPVTPQAFMSRQ